The DNA region AAGCGGCGGCAAGTATCCTTCAGCTCTTTCCAGCCGAGCGGAAGCATCAGGCACAGCGCCAGCAATAAACTGACCCCGGTAATCGTGAAAATTCCAAGCTGGCCGCCAAAAAAACGGGCCGCAATCACGGAAGTGCCGGCCAGCGAAAACGCTCCGGCCAAACATGCCATTCCCTTTAACCGTTCCAACGGATCACATCCTTATGAAGTTTTGAGCGATGGTACAAACCGGAAATCATGATACAATCGGAAGTAGTCTTATCTTAAAAAAGCGGCCGGCATCCCGTAAAGAACCGGTTCGGCGCAAAAATAAGCGGTCCAGTTGGAGGTTCTATGTGGGGAATCGAGTTGCAAAAAGACGGTGAAATGCCTTTGAAAAGGCAGCTTTATATGGCGCTGAGCGAGCGGATTTTGAACGGCGCGATCAAAGCGGGAGAAGCGCTGCCCTCCACCCGGGGACTGGCCCAGCAGCTGAAAATATCCCGCAATACTGTAGTGGAGGCTTATGACATGTTGGCGGTCGAAGGTTTCATTCTAAACCGCCCCGGTTCGGTTGCGCGGGTTGCCGGCGGGCTGGTTCTCGAACCGCTGACTCCGCCGGCGGAATCGTCGAGAGAGGTACGGCCTGCTCCGGTGCCGCTTTTGGCCGACTTCCGGACAGGCCATCCGGATTTGCGGCTGTTTCCCCGGTATCTTTGGCAGCAGCTGTCGAAACGGACGCTGCAGGAAATGCCGTACGATCTCCTTGGATACACGGGACCGCAAGGGCTGCCGAGGCTGCGCGAAGAAATCGCCGCGCATCTGCTCCGCAGCAAAGGCCTATACGCGGCTCCGGAGGATATTTTTATTACGGCGGGCGCCACGCATGCGCTGAATTTGGTCACCGACCTGCTGTACGAGGAAGGAAAGCCGATCTGCATGGAAGACCCCTGCAACCGGGGGATGCTGCAGATCTTGTTGAACAAGGGATATGCCGTCAATCCAATCCCGGTCGACAAGCTGGGGGTTCAGACCGAATATCTGCAGGGTCAGCCCAGCTGTGCGGTATATGTAACGCCCTCGCACCAGTTCCCGCTGGGGGGGGTTTTGCCGGCAAGCCGCCGCACCGCCTTGATCAGGTATGCCAGGAAAAAAAACTGCTACATCGTCGAGGATGATTACGACAGCGAATTCCGGTATTACGGCGACCCGGTAGCCCCGTTGTACGCCATGGATCCCGAGCGGGTGATCCATATCGGCACGTTCAGCAAAGTGCTCGTCCCGGCGCTGCGGATCGGCTATGTCATTCTGCCGGGCAAACTGCACCAGCGCTGGCGGCAGCTGCGCACCCATTCGGATGTGCAAAACCCTCCGTTTGAGCAGGCGGTTTTGGCCGAGTTTCTGCACCGCCGGAAGTTCGACCGGCATATTCGTACGGCGACAAAACAATACGGAGAGCGCCGCCAGACTCTTCTTGCATCGCTGAAGGCTCATTTCGGGGATATTTGGCATGCTTGGGGCGATGCTTCCGGACTGCATCTGGCCGTCCAGTTCCCGGGAATGGAGTTCGACGAGGCCTTCGCCAAGAACTGTATCAACCATGGAGTCCGCGTCACGCCGGTAGAGTACCACTGTATCCATAAAGGGAAACATGCGGACAAGCTGCTGTTTGGTTACGGCCATATGGAACCCGAGGATATCGAAAAAGGGGTCGCTTTGTTTCATGAGATTGTTATGAGATTTCAGAGGGAATGAAATCTGGGGCATAAATTCTGGCGGATGGACTCCGGGGCATGCACTCCGGGTATGGGCTCCGGGCATGGACTCCCGGTATGGACTCCGGGGCATGGACTCCCGGCATGGACTCCCGGCATGGACTCCCGGCATGGACTCCCGGCACGGACTCCGGGTACGGACTCTGGGCATGGACACCGGGTAATGGAACCCAGGGCTTAGACTCCAGGGGACGGACTCCGGGGCATGGAACCCGGGGCTTAGACTCCAGGGGACGGACTCCGGGGCATGGAACCCGGGGCTTAGACTCCAGGGGACGGACTCCGGGGCATGGAACCCGGGGCTTAGACTCCAGGGGACGGACTCCGGGGCATGGAACCCGGGGCTTAGACTCCAGGGGACGGACTCCGGGGCATGGAACCCGGGGCTTAGACTCCAGGGGACGGACTTCAGGGGAATCAACTCCCGCGACGAAATGCAAAAGTGCAGGCGATTTTTGTCAAAACCTCCCGAAAACAGCTCGCCAAATGCAAATCTGCAGTTCATTTCCGGTCAATAGATACTTTTTTATCAAATGGTCGCAAAACAGATGCATTTTTGCATTTCATGAGCTCAAAGAAAGAAATTTGCGGGAGCTCCAAATGTACTTTTGCAGTTGGTTCAACGGCCCTCCCTCTTACTTCAGCCCCACATTGGAAATATCCAATAGATTTACCGAAACCATCCTAAAAGCGGGCCTCCAATCGGAAAAATCCAATAGATCTCAGACAAAACGTTCTTTTGCCAAGCAAAAAAATCAAATCTATTGGATATATCCAATCAGACCGCCGGTTTTCCGGACAACAAACAAGTTCTATTGGATATATCCAATGTCGGCGGAAGGCAGATTAACCGCGGTACCTATTACTTCAAATTACTTCAAATAAAAAACTTCCCGCATCGGAACGATCGGGTTCGGTTCGTTGAAATCAAACGAGCCTTCGACCATCCCCGACGTAATCGCGTTCCAGCGCTGGCACGCCTCGCTTTGGGCAATATAGTCGAACGCCGCGTCCACGTCGTCACACTCAAAGCAATAGAAAAACTGGTTCCCCTGCTGAAAAATCGAATAATTGCGGATGCCCGCCTTGCTATGCTCCTCCAGCACCTCCGGCCACGGGTTCAAATGCATTTCCACATAGGCGTTCAAATGTTCCTCCTTCACGCGCCAGGTCCAGGCGAATTTCCCGCTTTGTTCCATAAAAATCCCCTCCATTGTCTTAGCTTGAAACTCGAAAACCGTGAAAAAACACCCCCGGAAACATTCTGCCGGAGGTGTCGGATAGCTCTATTCTAATATAATCCCGTCCATTCGGCGATATGCAAAGGCGAGAAATCAAGCGGCTCGGCCGATAACCGGCATTTAAATTATTTCATCCCAAGCGTGCCGCACCTCCCGTTTGGATAACTCTTCCTTCGGCAATAATGAGGCTAAAAACACCCTTGAGAGGGAGAACAGCGATGCGTTACCGCAGAAAATTCCATAATAAGTCCGCCCGTTTATTCAAGAAAAACACGGACTCCGGCGACCGGGTTTCGGCTTCGGCTGAGTCCGAGCCTGAGCCTACCGCTTTATTCGAAGAGCTGGAGACAAATTTACAGGCCATCCGAGAGACGCTCGGCAATAGTACGGATATCATTATCCGCAACCTGCCGGTCGGTTATGAAGGGAATCAATCCATAGCCATTCTATATACCGACGGATTAGCCGATCAGAATATCATCACCGATTTCATCATGAAGTCCGTCATGCTGGATATCAAATTGTTTGACCGCGCCGACCGTAAAATCGCCCTTCCTTCCGATGCCATACAGGCCTTGAAAAATTATGCGCTGACAATCGGGGACATCAAGGACGTCAGCGATTTTGACGCCTTATACCAGGCGCTGCTGTCCGGAGACACAATCATCCTGATCGACGGCCATAAACAGGGCATTGTTTGCAGCACTCCCGGCTGGAAAGATCGGGCGGTCACCGAGCCGTCCGCCGAAAACGTCGTCCGCGGCCCCCGGGAGAGCTTCGTCGAATCGCTGCGCACCAACACGGCGCTGATCCGGCGAAAAATCAAAGACCCGAATCTATGGCTGGAGACCATGCAAATCGGCCGGCTCACCCGGACTGACGTGGCCATCATGTACATGAAAGGCATCGCCAACGACAAGTTGGTGCAAGAGGTACGCGACCGCCTGAATCGGATCGATGTGGGCAGTATTTTCGAAAGCGGATATATCGAGGAATCCATTCAGGACGAAACGTTCAGCCCGTTCCCGACCATTTTCAATTCCGAGCGGCCGGACGTGATCGCGGCCGCGTTAGCGGAGGGCAGGGTAGCTATTTTGGTGGACGGAACGCCGATTGCGCTGATTATCCCAACATTGTTTTCTTCCTTTCTCCAAGCCCCGGAGGATTATTACCAGCGCGCGGATATCAGCAGCTTTGTCAGGCTGCTTCGTTACCTTGGGATCCTCGTTTCCTTGTTCGGACCATCCATGTACGTCGCCTTCACGACCTTTCATCAAGAGTTGCTGCCGACGCAACTGCTGATCAGCCTGGCCGCGCAGCGGGAACAGGTCCCTTTTCCGGCCTTTATCGAAGCGCTGCTGATGGAGTTGACCTTCGAGATTTTGCGCGAAGCCAGCATTCGCATGCCCAGAAATATAGGCGCGGCGATCTCCATCGTCGGCACGCTGGTCATCGGACAAGCCGCCGTTCAAGCGGGCATCGTGTCGGCAGCGATGGTCATTGTCGTGTCATTTACGGCGATCTCCAGCTTCATTCTGCCGTCCTATAATATGTCAATCGCCTTTCGCCTGCTGCGGTTTCCTTATATGGCGCTGGCCGCGTCCTTCGGCTTGTTCGGCATCATCGCGGGGGTTATCGTTCTGGTTTTACATCTGTGCAGCCTTCGTTCTTTCGGAATTCCGTACATGGCCCCGTTCGCTCCGCTCATCCCGGCGGATAACAAGGATTCGATCATCCGGCTTCCCCACTGGATGCTGGGCTCCCGGGTCCGTCTCATCAACCAGAGCAATATTACGCGCCGGAACAGCACCCCGCCGAAAAAATCGCGGGAATAACGCGCTACCGCAACAAGCAAATCCCGCAGCGCATGCAAAGGAGACTTATCCATGAGAAAAAACATGGCTTCTCTGATCCTGCTGCTTTCCATCGTCCTGCTGATTACCGGCTGCTGGAATCGCAGAGAGCTCAACGAACTCGGCATCGCCGCCGCGGCCGGCGTGGATATGGAAGGAGGCCGCTACCGTCTTACCGTACAGGTGGTGGATCCTGGACAGGTCACCGCGCAAAAGGGGGCGAGCGGCGGCGCCCCCGCCACGTTGTATACCGCCGAAGGGGATTCCGTTTTCGAAGCGGCGCGGAGACTGACGCAAATCAGCCCGAGAAAGATTTATTTCTCCCATCTTCGCATAGTTCTGGTCGGCGAGTCGCTGGCCCGGCAGGGTATCGGGCAAAGCCTCGATTTTATGTTTCGGGATCATGAATTCCGCCCCAATTTCTACTTGGTTGTCGCCAAGGGGGCAAGCGCTCAAGAAATGCTCAAGATCATGACCCCGCTCGAACCCGTTCCGGCCAACAAGCTGTTCTCGTCGCTGGAAACCTCGGAGGTCAACTGGTCCCCCAGCCTTGCGGTCACGCTTGACGAGTTGATCGACAACCTGTCCAGCACAGGGCAAAGTCCCGTATTAACCGCATTGGAAATCACCGGAGACCCGAAAATCGGAGAGAGCAAAAAGAATATCTCCAGTATCTACACGCCGACCCAACTGAAATTTTCCGGTCTGGCCGCATTCAATAAGGACAAGCTTATCGGCTGGTTGAGCGAACGGGAAAGCAGAGGATATCACAGTATCCACGGCGGCATGAAAAGCACGGTCATGTTCGTCCGCTCCCCGGATAACGGCATGGTGATCATTGAATTCCTCCGCAGCAAAACGACAGTGAAGGGCAAGGTGGTCGACGGGAGGCCGCAGATCGAAATTCAGTTCACAGCAGAGGGCAATGTCGGCGCCTCCGGTTCCAAAAATCTGAATCTGACCGATCCGCGCGCGGTACCCGATCTGGAGAAAAAAATCGAGGAAAAACTTATCGAATTTATGGAAACAACCATAGAAAAAGCGCAAACCGAGTTCAAAACCGACATTTTTGGATTTGGCGAAGCCGTTCGCCGCGCCGACCCTCGGGCTTGGAAAACGCTTAAAGAAAATTGGAATGAGGAGTACTTTACCAGTCTGCCGGTAAACATCAAAACGGATTTTATCATTCGCCGCATTGGAATGATAGCGAACCCGGTCACGGAGCAAATGGAGGAGTAGACAGGCCATGTTATGGAGTACAGGCATTCTGATCATTGCCGGCATCATCGTCTGGTTCGAGTTGCCGGCACTTTGGAAACAACAGCAAAAAAAAGACCTGTGGGCCTTCTGCATTCTGCTCGTAGTAGCCGTAGGGATATCTATTCCGGCGCTGATATTGCGCCATTTTCCCAGTCCGCTGCTCGTACTGACGGTCGTATTCGAACCGTTTAGCGAGCTTTTGTCCGCAATAGGCTTAATTTCATGAGCAAAAATGAATCGCTCGTTTAAGAAAGTATCCGAGGTGAATATCTGTTGAACGAAGTTCAGATCTCCGTACGCCAGTTGACGATTATCACAATCTTTTTTACGGTAGGCAGCGCTATTTTAATCACCCCTTCCGGCATGGTCCAGTCAGCCAGACAGGACGCCTGGATCGCCGGTCTGATCGGAATCGGAGTGGGTCTTCTGACCGTCTGGTTCATGTGCAAGCTTGTCAACCTGTATCCGCAAAAAAACCTGATTGAGATCCTGGAAACCTTGTTGGGAAAATGGGTCGGAAAAACCGTTTCCCTGCTCTTCATAAGCTCGTTGTTTCTGGGTGCCCCTGCCGCGGTACTAAACGATTTGGGCGATTTTATGACGACACAAATGATGCCGGAAACCCCGATCGAAGCCATCATCATCCTGTTCGGAACCGTGATTCTCATGGGTGTCCGCCTGGGAATCGAAGTAGTAGCCCGTTCTGCGGAGCTGCTGTTTCCCTGGTTCGTCCTTCTTTATCTTCTATTGGTCCTGCTGGTCTCCTTCAATATAGACCCGCGTCAGTTGCAACCCGTCCTGGAAAACGGCTTCCCCCCGATCTGGCAGGCTGTGCTTACTTTTATCAGCGTCGCTTTTTTGCCGCATATTTCGCTGCTCTTAATCCTTCCGGCCTCCGTGAACCGGCCTGCCCAATTCGGCAAAGGCATCGTTCTGGGCAGCTTGGTCGGCAGTTTGATGCTGGTGATCGTCATTATCCTGTCCATTCTCGTCCTTGGGGTGGAAATTACGTCAAAAAGCTTGTTCCCAAGCTATGTACTGGCCCAAAAGATCGACATCGGCCACTTTTTGCAGCGGGTTGAAACCATCGTGGCCGTCATGTGGTTTTTTTCGCTGTATTTCCGGATTACGCTTTACATGAGTTCCATTACGGTATCCCTTGCCCAAATTTTCAATTTGAAGGATTACCGGCCGCTCGTTTGGCCGCTGGGGATGCTCTTGATCGTCATGTCGTTCGTCGTTTACCCCAACGTCCCTTTCAGACAAGCCTGGGACGCCCGTACCTGGCCGCCGTACATTTTAACCGTCGGGCTGCTGCTCCCCCTTCTGTTGTTGACCATTCATGGGCTGCGCCGCCTGTTCAAGAAAAAACAGACGAAGCAGGCCTGAAGCACCACTTTCGTCGATAAGCCGGCCGTCAAGCCGGCTTCTTTTTTTGCCCCCCTTTTCACCAAACCTTCAACTGACGCTCAGTTGCGTTTCAGTTTGCCCGCTTATCATGTAGTTGCTGGGAGGGTGAACAAGATGAGCCTACAACAAGAAACCGGCCGCCGGAAATCGAAAAAAAAGCGGATCATCGCCGTGATCGTTCCGCTACTGATCGTCGGAGGAACGCTGTACGGGCTGGCGGACCGTTATTTAATTAAACATGTGGAGAAGGTGGTGTCCGGGGAAGGCGCGCCGCCGAGCGGATCGAACCCGCAGGAGAACACCACATCTTCGGAGGCCGGCGCTCAATCCGATGAGTGGAATTATACGAGCAATGATCTCCAAATCCATATCGATCAAGTGCAAACCGGTTCCGGAACGGACAAAATTACGTACTATGTGGCCGACGTGCAGGTGAAGGACCCTGGCAGTCTGCTGTCCGCCTTCGCCGACAACAGCTTCGGGCGCAATATTACGGAGAACACCTCGGAGATCGCCTCCAACAACGGCGCGATTTTTGCCGTCAATGGCGATTATTACGGATTCCGGGGCGACGGGGTGATTATCCGTAACGGAACGTTGTACCGGGATGAGCCGGCAAGAACGGGGCTGGCGTTATTCCACGACGGGACGATGAAATCTTACGATGAAACAAAGGTTTCTTCGTCGGCATTGTTGGAGCAGGGGGCGGTCCAAACGTTATCGTTCGGGCCGGCGCTGATCGAGGACGGGAAAGTGAACACCGATTTGGACAACGTGAAAATCGATACCAATTTCGGCAACCGCTCGATTCAAGGCGCCAATCCCCGCACCGGCATCGGCCTGATCGCGCCAAACCATTACGTGTTTGTCGTCGTCGACGGGCGCAAGGAAGGCTACAGCCGCGGCATGACGTTGACGGAGTTCGCCCGGGTGTTTCAAGATTTAGGCTGCACCGAAGCTTACAATCTGGACGGAGGCGGCTCGTCTACCATGTATTTTATGGGCCGGGTGGTCAACAATCCCCAGGGCAAAGGGCGGGAGCGCGGCGTCAGCGATATCCTCTACGTGAAAGAGGTGAACTGAGATGACGACGATTCTGATCCCCGCCTATGAACCGGACGAGCGTCTGTTGAATTTGATCGGACAGTTGAAAAAAATGCCGGATACCCGGATCGTGATCGTCGATGACGGCAGCGGCGAGGCGTACCGCCCGATTTTTGACGCGGCCCGGGCGGCGGGATGCATTGTGCTGCGGCAT from Paenibacillus macerans includes:
- a CDS encoding phosphodiester glycosidase family protein, translated to MSLQQETGRRKSKKKRIIAVIVPLLIVGGTLYGLADRYLIKHVEKVVSGEGAPPSGSNPQENTTSSEAGAQSDEWNYTSNDLQIHIDQVQTGSGTDKITYYVADVQVKDPGSLLSAFADNSFGRNITENTSEIASNNGAIFAVNGDYYGFRGDGVIIRNGTLYRDEPARTGLALFHDGTMKSYDETKVSSSALLEQGAVQTLSFGPALIEDGKVNTDLDNVKIDTNFGNRSIQGANPRTGIGLIAPNHYVFVVVDGRKEGYSRGMTLTEFARVFQDLGCTEAYNLDGGGSSTMYFMGRVVNNPQGKGRERGVSDILYVKEVN
- a CDS encoding Ger(x)C family spore germination protein is translated as MRKNMASLILLLSIVLLITGCWNRRELNELGIAAAAGVDMEGGRYRLTVQVVDPGQVTAQKGASGGAPATLYTAEGDSVFEAARRLTQISPRKIYFSHLRIVLVGESLARQGIGQSLDFMFRDHEFRPNFYLVVAKGASAQEMLKIMTPLEPVPANKLFSSLETSEVNWSPSLAVTLDELIDNLSSTGQSPVLTALEITGDPKIGESKKNISSIYTPTQLKFSGLAAFNKDKLIGWLSERESRGYHSIHGGMKSTVMFVRSPDNGMVIIEFLRSKTTVKGKVVDGRPQIEIQFTAEGNVGASGSKNLNLTDPRAVPDLEKKIEEKLIEFMETTIEKAQTEFKTDIFGFGEAVRRADPRAWKTLKENWNEEYFTSLPVNIKTDFIIRRIGMIANPVTEQMEE
- a CDS encoding PLP-dependent aminotransferase family protein, translating into MWGIELQKDGEMPLKRQLYMALSERILNGAIKAGEALPSTRGLAQQLKISRNTVVEAYDMLAVEGFILNRPGSVARVAGGLVLEPLTPPAESSREVRPAPVPLLADFRTGHPDLRLFPRYLWQQLSKRTLQEMPYDLLGYTGPQGLPRLREEIAAHLLRSKGLYAAPEDIFITAGATHALNLVTDLLYEEGKPICMEDPCNRGMLQILLNKGYAVNPIPVDKLGVQTEYLQGQPSCAVYVTPSHQFPLGGVLPASRRTALIRYARKKNCYIVEDDYDSEFRYYGDPVAPLYAMDPERVIHIGTFSKVLVPALRIGYVILPGKLHQRWRQLRTHSDVQNPPFEQAVLAEFLHRRKFDRHIRTATKQYGERRQTLLASLKAHFGDIWHAWGDASGLHLAVQFPGMEFDEAFAKNCINHGVRVTPVEYHCIHKGKHADKLLFGYGHMEPEDIEKGVALFHEIVMRFQRE
- a CDS encoding GerAB/ArcD/ProY family transporter, with the translated sequence MNEVQISVRQLTIITIFFTVGSAILITPSGMVQSARQDAWIAGLIGIGVGLLTVWFMCKLVNLYPQKNLIEILETLLGKWVGKTVSLLFISSLFLGAPAAVLNDLGDFMTTQMMPETPIEAIIILFGTVILMGVRLGIEVVARSAELLFPWFVLLYLLLVLLVSFNIDPRQLQPVLENGFPPIWQAVLTFISVAFLPHISLLLILPASVNRPAQFGKGIVLGSLVGSLMLVIVIILSILVLGVEITSKSLFPSYVLAQKIDIGHFLQRVETIVAVMWFFSLYFRITLYMSSITVSLAQIFNLKDYRPLVWPLGMLLIVMSFVVYPNVPFRQAWDARTWPPYILTVGLLLPLLLLTIHGLRRLFKKKQTKQA
- a CDS encoding L-rhamnose mutarotase, with product MEQSGKFAWTWRVKEEHLNAYVEMHLNPWPEVLEEHSKAGIRNYSIFQQGNQFFYCFECDDVDAAFDYIAQSEACQRWNAITSGMVEGSFDFNEPNPIVPMREVFYLK
- a CDS encoding spore germination protein, with product MRYRRKFHNKSARLFKKNTDSGDRVSASAESEPEPTALFEELETNLQAIRETLGNSTDIIIRNLPVGYEGNQSIAILYTDGLADQNIITDFIMKSVMLDIKLFDRADRKIALPSDAIQALKNYALTIGDIKDVSDFDALYQALLSGDTIILIDGHKQGIVCSTPGWKDRAVTEPSAENVVRGPRESFVESLRTNTALIRRKIKDPNLWLETMQIGRLTRTDVAIMYMKGIANDKLVQEVRDRLNRIDVGSIFESGYIEESIQDETFSPFPTIFNSERPDVIAAALAEGRVAILVDGTPIALIIPTLFSSFLQAPEDYYQRADISSFVRLLRYLGILVSLFGPSMYVAFTTFHQELLPTQLLISLAAQREQVPFPAFIEALLMELTFEILREASIRMPRNIGAAISIVGTLVIGQAAVQAGIVSAAMVIVVSFTAISSFILPSYNMSIAFRLLRFPYMALAASFGLFGIIAGVIVLVLHLCSLRSFGIPYMAPFAPLIPADNKDSIIRLPHWMLGSRVRLINQSNITRRNSTPPKKSRE